A region from the Negativicoccus succinicivorans genome encodes:
- a CDS encoding metal ABC transporter solute-binding protein, Zn/Mn family, with the protein MKKLVWVLSLCAALLALVGCGQTPQENQGKLQVVTTVYPVYDVVKKVAGDHADVTLLVPPGAEPHDWEPTASDLKKIGQAKVFFYNGAGLEPTDQILKKEITRDAMVVELSHGLDLLKAEDHDDDDHDHDHDADHHDKDHHDEDHHDEDHHAEGHHHHHHHGGVDPHVWLDPQNVMKEAAAVADALAKADPAHADAYRANAKKYQDELAALDKDMNAALSSLANKNLVVSHEAFGYLAARYGLTQVGIMGVDADAEPTPDRMAQLVEFIREHDVRTIYSEELVNPRLAEAIATETGAVVRVLNPIEGLTVAQEKAGYDYIKLQRENLATLTAGQ; encoded by the coding sequence GTGAAGAAGTTAGTTTGGGTATTGAGTTTGTGCGCGGCCTTGCTGGCGCTTGTCGGTTGCGGTCAGACCCCGCAGGAAAATCAGGGAAAACTGCAGGTGGTAACGACCGTGTACCCCGTGTACGATGTGGTGAAAAAAGTGGCGGGGGATCACGCCGATGTCACGCTTTTGGTGCCGCCGGGAGCGGAGCCGCACGATTGGGAACCGACCGCGAGCGATTTGAAGAAAATCGGTCAGGCGAAAGTCTTTTTCTACAACGGCGCGGGTTTGGAACCGACCGATCAGATTTTGAAGAAGGAAATTACGCGTGACGCGATGGTCGTCGAATTGAGTCATGGATTGGATCTGCTGAAGGCAGAGGACCATGATGACGATGATCACGATCATGATCATGATGCCGATCACCATGACAAAGATCATCACGATGAAGATCATCACGATGAAGATCATCATGCGGAAGGCCACCATCATCACCACCATCACGGCGGCGTGGATCCGCACGTGTGGTTGGATCCGCAAAACGTCATGAAGGAAGCGGCGGCCGTCGCCGACGCGTTGGCGAAAGCCGATCCGGCGCATGCCGACGCATACCGCGCCAATGCGAAAAAATACCAAGACGAATTGGCGGCGCTCGACAAGGATATGAATGCGGCGCTCTCGTCGCTCGCGAATAAAAATCTCGTTGTTTCACACGAGGCGTTCGGCTACCTGGCCGCGCGCTACGGCTTAACGCAAGTCGGCATCATGGGTGTTGACGCGGATGCCGAACCGACGCCGGACCGCATGGCGCAACTGGTCGAATTCATTCGTGAACATGATGTGCGCACGATTTACAGTGAAGAGCTCGTCAATCCGCGTTTGGCTGAAGCCATTGCCACGGAAACCGGAGCCGTCGTACGCGTGTTGAATCCGATCGAAGGCTTGACCGTCGCGCAGGAAAAAGCGGGCTACGACTACATTAAATTGCAGCGTGAAAATTTGGCGACCTTGACCGCCGGTCAATAA
- a CDS encoding radical SAM protein, giving the protein MTVTKEQWLDRWESLQNEPLFVAAGAQWRRAPWDIVWRDVPALPSQMRLNSEDLQARLKDYLDRPASARPIALYLHIPFCTLQCTYCAFPKRHYRARQVEEYVALLLREIAYIGQTKFARTANVAAIFFGGGTPGVLQPEQIQAIMGALRKAFTIAPTAEITFESSLDDFNMEKYHAAVTSGINRFSFGVQAFTTDVRQRIGRRDTRESAKRRLSEYVAAGRADIVIDLIYGLPGQTAASIREDVRDAMECGIAGLDLYKLQILPKSILGQQYKRNNWTQDQDKLQELFRAATEELEAVAEPISCSHWRTRESERSLYNTLVFAGHDMVAFGMACGGRLGRVRFMKPIVPPMYRAAVAQGYRPMAGSLVGTEDAALRRLTSAADRGVIIPQRLDEETNLPMSLFLTPILQSWEARGLVTRRGDIYVYTAAGRYAYKAMSRFLQWAFHYLAYDATTFESSDNDAKNNLAADNPMSF; this is encoded by the coding sequence ATGACGGTGACGAAAGAGCAATGGCTGGATCGCTGGGAGTCGTTGCAAAACGAACCGCTTTTTGTCGCGGCGGGAGCGCAGTGGCGGCGCGCGCCTTGGGACATCGTATGGCGGGACGTACCCGCGTTGCCAAGTCAGATGCGGCTGAACTCGGAAGACTTGCAGGCGAGATTGAAAGACTATTTGGATCGGCCTGCGTCCGCGCGACCGATCGCATTGTACCTGCATATTCCCTTTTGCACACTACAATGCACATATTGCGCGTTTCCCAAGCGGCATTACCGGGCGCGACAGGTGGAAGAATATGTGGCGCTGCTCTTGCGGGAAATCGCTTACATTGGACAAACAAAATTCGCTCGCACGGCGAATGTGGCGGCGATTTTCTTCGGTGGCGGCACGCCCGGCGTATTGCAGCCGGAACAGATTCAAGCGATCATGGGGGCGTTGCGCAAGGCGTTTACCATAGCTCCGACAGCGGAAATTACTTTCGAATCGAGCCTGGATGATTTCAATATGGAAAAATATCACGCCGCCGTCACGAGCGGGATTAACCGTTTCAGTTTCGGCGTGCAGGCGTTCACGACCGACGTGCGCCAACGTATCGGCCGTCGCGATACGCGGGAAAGCGCCAAGCGCCGCCTGAGCGAATACGTCGCGGCGGGGCGAGCGGATATTGTCATTGATTTGATTTACGGGCTTCCGGGACAGACGGCCGCGAGCATTCGTGAAGATGTGCGCGATGCGATGGAGTGCGGGATTGCCGGCTTGGATTTGTACAAATTGCAAATTTTGCCGAAATCGATTTTAGGGCAGCAATATAAAAGAAATAACTGGACGCAGGATCAAGATAAATTGCAGGAGTTGTTCCGCGCCGCCACGGAAGAGTTGGAAGCGGTCGCCGAGCCGATTTCCTGTTCACATTGGCGTACTCGCGAAAGTGAGCGCAGCCTGTACAATACATTGGTCTTTGCCGGCCACGACATGGTGGCTTTTGGCATGGCATGCGGCGGTCGCTTGGGACGCGTCCGCTTTATGAAACCGATTGTGCCGCCCATGTATCGCGCGGCGGTTGCGCAAGGATATCGGCCGATGGCAGGGAGTCTCGTTGGTACGGAAGACGCGGCGTTGCGGCGCCTGACATCGGCGGCGGATCGCGGTGTGATCATACCGCAACGTTTGGACGAAGAAACGAATTTGCCGATGTCACTTTTTCTCACGCCGATTTTGCAATCCTGGGAAGCTCGCGGACTGGTCACGCGGCGCGGCGATATCTACGTCTACACGGCGGCCGGCCGATATGCGTACAAAGCGATGTCGCGTTTTTTGCAATGGGCGTTTCATTACTTGGCGTACGACGCGACGACTTTTGAATCAAGCGATAACGACGCGAAAAATAATTTGGCCGCGGATAATCCGATGTCGTTTTGA
- a CDS encoding GNAT family N-acetyltransferase, protein MATLALRPVDEKDTSALRAIYAPYIATPITFEIKLPSEAAYAERIEEIAAMYPYIVAEYGGEIVGYAYAHRHMDRAAYDWNAEVSIYLARNVTHRGIGTKLMGALLEILARQGIRNAYSLITLPNPASIRLHTACGFRQYGIMHQTGFKAGIWYDVGCYEKTLAAHEENPGAPVSWRAISDAAVRTVLARWGTLG, encoded by the coding sequence ATGGCGACGCTGGCGCTGCGTCCGGTGGATGAAAAAGATACGTCGGCCTTGCGCGCGATTTACGCCCCCTATATCGCTACGCCCATTACATTTGAGATAAAACTTCCGAGCGAAGCGGCATATGCCGAGCGAATTGAAGAGATCGCCGCCATGTATCCTTACATTGTTGCGGAATATGGCGGTGAAATAGTCGGGTATGCGTATGCGCATCGCCATATGGATCGGGCCGCGTACGATTGGAATGCGGAGGTATCCATTTACCTCGCCCGAAACGTGACGCATCGGGGGATCGGCACTAAACTGATGGGCGCATTATTGGAGATCCTGGCGCGACAGGGGATCCGAAACGCGTACAGTCTGATCACATTGCCCAATCCTGCCAGTATTCGTTTGCATACGGCATGCGGATTTAGACAGTACGGGATCATGCATCAGACGGGCTTTAAAGCCGGCATTTGGTATGATGTAGGCTGTTACGAAAAGACGCTTGCCGCGCATGAAGAAAATCCCGGCGCGCCGGTGTCCTGGCGCGCTATTTCCGACGCTGCCGTGAGAACGGTTCTGGCGCGCTGGGGAACACTCGGATAA
- a CDS encoding MetQ/NlpA family ABC transporter substrate-binding protein, which yields MKKWYSLAGVGVMACALVIAGCGSDKQSEKAAAPAPSVTIKVGASPVPHAEILGNVKEALAKEGINLQVVEFTDYVQPNLALNDKELDANFYQHQPYLDNFNSEHNLKLVSAGAVHLEPMGVYSSKLKDLSGLPEGAKVAIPNDPTNGGRALLLLKAAGLIDLQKNAGITATVADIIANPKGLVISELEAAQLPRAINDVDIAVINTNYAIDAGMNPTSDALYLESKDSPYANIVVIRDGDQQRPEIKKLMKALQSESTKKFISDKYKGAIISAF from the coding sequence ATGAAAAAATGGTATAGTTTAGCCGGTGTCGGTGTCATGGCATGTGCTCTTGTAATCGCCGGCTGCGGCAGCGACAAACAGTCAGAAAAAGCGGCCGCTCCCGCACCGTCCGTCACGATTAAGGTGGGCGCATCCCCGGTGCCGCACGCGGAAATTCTGGGCAATGTCAAAGAGGCGCTCGCGAAAGAGGGCATCAATCTTCAAGTCGTTGAATTCACCGATTACGTACAGCCGAATCTCGCGCTGAACGATAAAGAACTCGACGCGAACTTCTACCAGCACCAGCCGTACTTGGACAATTTCAACTCCGAACACAATTTGAAATTAGTTTCCGCGGGCGCGGTCCATCTCGAACCGATGGGCGTATACTCGAGTAAGTTGAAAGACTTGAGCGGTTTGCCGGAAGGCGCGAAGGTAGCGATCCCGAACGACCCGACCAACGGCGGACGCGCATTGCTTCTGCTGAAAGCGGCCGGTTTGATCGACCTGCAGAAAAACGCGGGCATCACGGCGACAGTAGCGGACATCATCGCCAATCCGAAAGGCTTGGTCATTTCGGAACTGGAAGCCGCGCAATTACCGCGCGCTATCAATGACGTCGACATTGCCGTTATCAATACGAACTATGCGATTGACGCGGGCATGAACCCGACCTCCGACGCGCTCTATCTCGAATCTAAAGATTCCCCGTACGCCAACATCGTCGTCATTCGTGACGGCGACCAACAACGTCCGGAAATCAAAAAACTGATGAAAGCGCTGCAAAGCGAGTCCACCAAGAAGTTTATCTCGGATAAATACAAAGGTGCCATTATCTCCGCTTTCTAA
- a CDS encoding ABC transporter substrate-binding protein, whose product MHRHWWQGWLLFVLAAALLVGCGQDTATKKTQEHVFFQGTDVRGQTVTLTKKPERIVLLSPSMLGIMEAVGGDYVAWAETGNDRVTERAKDKPKVGHLAHPNAEAIVAANPDLVIGYGKLHGKLAQVLEANHIPVYLLNLTNYDDVCEAIRLCGAVSGNNERAAAVQQELARRMQQEIAKAPREPVRVAILFGTSQAVTLDYETSIASDVARRLGFTDVFAGRSQTESARLAPFSLEALAAADPDVILLRTMARHGELNGIFDKALLDQPAWATLRAVRNGRVYQLPQELFTSNPGVAYPQSVRYMADVVGGHATSGKERP is encoded by the coding sequence GTGCATAGACATTGGTGGCAAGGCTGGCTGCTGTTTGTTCTCGCGGCGGCGTTGCTCGTCGGTTGCGGGCAGGATACGGCAACAAAAAAAACGCAAGAGCATGTGTTTTTCCAAGGAACGGACGTGCGCGGACAAACGGTTACGTTGACTAAAAAGCCGGAGCGGATTGTATTGTTGTCGCCGTCAATGCTGGGAATTATGGAGGCGGTAGGCGGCGATTACGTCGCCTGGGCGGAAACCGGTAATGATCGCGTTACGGAGCGGGCGAAAGATAAACCGAAAGTCGGCCATTTGGCGCATCCGAATGCGGAGGCAATTGTCGCGGCGAATCCGGATCTGGTGATCGGATACGGCAAACTGCACGGTAAATTGGCGCAGGTGCTGGAGGCGAATCATATTCCGGTATATTTGCTGAATTTGACAAATTATGATGATGTGTGCGAGGCGATTCGTTTGTGCGGAGCGGTGAGCGGGAATAATGAACGAGCCGCCGCAGTGCAACAGGAACTGGCGCGGAGAATGCAGCAGGAAATCGCCAAGGCGCCGCGCGAACCCGTGCGGGTAGCAATTTTATTCGGCACATCGCAGGCGGTGACGCTGGATTATGAAACAAGTATCGCTTCCGACGTCGCGCGTCGGCTCGGTTTCACGGATGTATTTGCCGGCCGCAGTCAAACGGAATCCGCGCGTTTGGCGCCGTTCAGTTTGGAGGCCTTGGCGGCGGCGGATCCCGATGTGATTTTGTTGCGCACAATGGCTCGACACGGGGAACTGAACGGTATTTTTGACAAGGCGCTTTTGGATCAACCGGCGTGGGCGACGTTGCGGGCGGTGCGAAACGGTCGCGTGTATCAGCTGCCGCAGGAACTTTTCACGAGCAATCCCGGCGTTGCGTATCCGCAATCGGTTCGGTACATGGCGGATGTCGTCGGCGGTCATGCGACCTCCGGTAAGGAGCGCCCGTAA
- a CDS encoding flavodoxin family protein, with protein sequence MPKYLIVYSSRTGNTRRMAEAFYAAAPTGSRLAEMREGVDPAKFDAVFAGFWVDKGMPNAQARDYLASLRHVKVVLFATLGADPKSDHAQTSLQKAADLLADNCRVLDTLAFRGAIDPKLIEAMRKHANPNSYHTPEQMRRSVEESAGHPNEADFAKARAYMEKFAPARG encoded by the coding sequence ATGCCGAAATATCTGATTGTATATTCAAGCCGCACCGGCAACACTCGCCGCATGGCCGAAGCGTTTTATGCAGCGGCGCCAACGGGCAGTCGTCTCGCGGAAATGCGGGAAGGCGTCGATCCGGCGAAATTTGACGCAGTGTTCGCCGGTTTTTGGGTGGATAAAGGAATGCCTAATGCGCAGGCGCGGGATTATTTAGCGTCGTTGCGACATGTGAAAGTCGTATTGTTTGCAACGCTCGGCGCCGATCCAAAATCCGATCATGCGCAAACGTCCCTGCAAAAAGCGGCGGACCTGTTGGCGGACAACTGTCGCGTCTTGGACACGCTGGCATTTCGCGGCGCGATCGATCCGAAACTGATCGAAGCGATGCGAAAACACGCCAATCCGAATTCCTACCACACGCCGGAACAGATGCGCCGCTCCGTGGAGGAAAGCGCCGGTCATCCGAATGAAGCCGATTTCGCGAAAGCGCGCGCGTACATGGAAAAATTTGCGCCGGCGCGCGGCTGA
- a CDS encoding TonB-dependent receptor plug domain-containing protein → MNKLARRQAALLAACCLGCMTAMAADAPVYDIGDIVVTATRTQNATKEVPAATQVIDGEKIRQSGASNIREALSYYTNIMQTKIDRGGHDVMIRGMDTNKSLILVDGRKLANESSSAGLGTARAMERINLQQVERIEVLRGPSSALYGSDAMGGVINIITKKSTAPSGAIGGEYASTGHTQWVHYDTGRQGKLAATVGVRLRHTDRDTIDGEQWSEYFGNDQTYNLALDYYFADANKLTFTADYYHEKLSSDAQHTELRPLRVMMGRIPLTGMAQITGGKDTKSEQQTYGLRWQRTTAANDWEISAYMSRFDWEDETDPHVIKTVPGPSQMEKRAYDAVVRKQNAYDFNDNTNREWTLEGRNSTQLTDNQRLTYGVTYTSANVKGTNLGVAGEKQHNVSQNGTDKVVSERSLTTYAAYVQDEIRADKWFIVPALRYDHNEYFGGHVSPKLGVTYNARDNFRIKANYGKGFRAPSLMQLFYDLDRKMGPSWVHVVGNPNLKPETSTGWDLGVEGEWDRGYGSLTYFDNKVDDLIDSLNVGADQNGHKLYRFNNVKKARIKGVENTLGYRFNDTLSAQVVSTWLDAKDTTANKDLPRRSELSQAWQLRYDDHQDTGWSAALSLQYEHNYLVEPAPKQAATEKKSYQLWNLTVTRQFNPDLRLWGKIENIGDKYDKNLGLYGREWALGLEYQF, encoded by the coding sequence ATGAACAAATTGGCACGTCGACAGGCTGCGCTTTTGGCAGCGTGTTGTTTGGGATGTATGACTGCCATGGCGGCAGATGCACCGGTATATGACATCGGAGATATCGTTGTCACGGCTACACGCACGCAAAATGCGACGAAAGAAGTGCCGGCGGCGACGCAGGTTATCGATGGCGAGAAGATCCGGCAAAGCGGTGCGTCGAATATTCGCGAAGCGCTTTCGTACTATACTAATATCATGCAGACAAAGATCGATCGTGGCGGTCATGATGTAATGATTCGCGGCATGGACACGAACAAATCGTTGATTTTAGTCGATGGCCGCAAACTGGCGAACGAGTCCTCGAGCGCCGGCTTAGGCACTGCGCGTGCTATGGAGCGAATCAATTTGCAACAAGTGGAACGAATTGAAGTACTCCGCGGACCGTCGAGCGCGCTGTACGGATCGGATGCGATGGGCGGCGTGATTAATATCATCACGAAAAAATCGACCGCGCCAAGCGGCGCCATCGGCGGTGAATACGCATCCACGGGCCATACGCAGTGGGTTCATTACGATACCGGACGGCAAGGGAAACTGGCCGCTACCGTAGGGGTGCGTCTCCGTCATACCGATCGAGACACGATCGATGGTGAACAGTGGTCGGAGTATTTCGGCAATGATCAGACGTATAACCTCGCTCTTGACTACTATTTTGCCGATGCGAATAAGTTGACCTTTACAGCGGATTATTATCATGAGAAATTATCCAGTGACGCGCAGCATACCGAGTTGAGACCTCTGCGGGTTATGATGGGGAGAATACCTTTAACCGGCATGGCGCAGATCACGGGCGGAAAAGACACAAAGTCGGAACAGCAAACGTATGGTTTGCGTTGGCAGCGCACTACGGCGGCCAACGATTGGGAAATCAGCGCGTACATGAGCCGTTTTGACTGGGAAGACGAAACCGACCCTCATGTCATTAAAACGGTGCCGGGACCGAGTCAAATGGAAAAACGAGCGTATGATGCTGTAGTACGCAAGCAAAATGCATACGACTTCAACGACAATACGAATCGCGAATGGACGCTGGAGGGCAGAAACTCCACGCAGCTTACCGATAATCAGCGACTTACTTACGGCGTGACGTATACTTCGGCTAACGTCAAAGGCACGAATTTAGGTGTCGCCGGTGAGAAGCAGCACAATGTTTCCCAAAACGGTACGGATAAAGTGGTGTCGGAGCGCTCCTTGACCACGTACGCGGCGTATGTGCAGGATGAAATTCGCGCCGACAAATGGTTTATCGTGCCGGCGTTGCGTTACGATCACAATGAATACTTCGGCGGTCACGTTTCACCGAAACTCGGCGTGACGTACAACGCGCGTGATAATTTCCGCATCAAAGCGAATTACGGCAAAGGTTTCCGCGCGCCGTCGCTCATGCAGCTCTTCTATGATTTGGATCGTAAGATGGGACCGTCCTGGGTGCATGTCGTGGGCAATCCGAATCTCAAGCCGGAAACATCGACCGGCTGGGACTTGGGAGTCGAAGGCGAATGGGATCGCGGCTACGGTTCGCTGACCTACTTCGACAACAAAGTGGATGACCTGATCGACAGCTTGAATGTGGGTGCGGATCAAAACGGACATAAACTCTACCGCTTTAACAATGTGAAAAAAGCCCGTATTAAAGGCGTCGAAAATACTCTCGGCTATCGCTTCAACGATACCCTTTCCGCGCAAGTGGTTTCCACCTGGCTGGATGCGAAAGATACGACGGCCAATAAAGATTTACCGCGTCGTTCCGAACTTTCACAAGCTTGGCAGCTGCGCTACGATGACCATCAGGATACAGGTTGGTCCGCGGCGTTGTCGTTGCAATATGAACACAACTACTTAGTGGAGCCGGCCCCGAAACAGGCGGCGACAGAAAAGAAAAGTTATCAACTTTGGAATCTGACCGTTACCCGTCAATTCAATCCGGATCTGCGTTTGTGGGGCAAGATCGAAAACATTGGCGACAAGTACGATAAAAATCTTGGCTTGTATGGTCGCGAGTGGGCGCTCGGTTTGGAATATCAGTTTTAA
- a CDS encoding DUF3310 domain-containing protein, with the protein MKRKPHDPVQSPSYYTDGRYETIEAIEAWRLDHHAGDALAYISRAGKKSPETYRLDLQKALWYIDRILAEPHLRDIDPQDFTEDKRLTPILAAAVVHLQAASAADQAGNRTRARAEWELVREALQRALAEKE; encoded by the coding sequence ATGAAACGAAAACCGCATGATCCTGTGCAAAGTCCGTCTTACTACACAGACGGCCGTTATGAAACGATCGAAGCCATTGAGGCGTGGAGGTTGGATCACCATGCCGGTGACGCGCTGGCGTATATCAGCCGCGCCGGTAAAAAATCACCCGAAACGTACCGCCTCGACCTGCAGAAAGCGCTTTGGTACATTGACCGGATTCTGGCCGAGCCGCACCTGCGCGATATTGATCCGCAGGATTTTACCGAAGACAAACGGTTGACACCGATTTTAGCGGCGGCAGTGGTTCATTTGCAGGCGGCGAGCGCGGCCGATCAGGCGGGGAATCGAACGCGCGCCCGAGCGGAGTGGGAACTTGTGCGCGAAGCATTGCAGCGGGCGCTGGCGGAGAAAGAATAA